The following proteins are co-located in the Pedobacter sp. FW305-3-2-15-E-R2A2 genome:
- a CDS encoding cbb3-type cytochrome c oxidase subunit I, with protein MSTISLHDTHNHDSHDDHGHHKETFLTKYVFSQDHKMIAKQFLITGIIMAVIAMGLSILFRLQLAWPDTNFPILETFLGTWAEGGRIKPDFYLALVTIHGTIMVFFVLTAGLSGTFSNLLIPLQIGARDMASPFLNMLSYWFFFGACVVMMSSFFIQTGPASAGWTVYPPLSALPTAIKGSALGMTLWLISMIMFVASSLMGGINYVSTVLNMRTKGMDLWKMPLTIWAFFLTAILGILSFPVLVAGVVLLIFDRSFGTSFYLSDIVMGTQVLPNEGGSPILWQHLFWFLGHPEVYIVIMPALGISSEVISVNSRKPIFGYHAMIYSLIGITVLSFIVWGHHMFVTGMNPLLGGVFMITTLIIAVPSAVKTFNYLATLWRGNIKFTPAMLFAIGLVSFFISGGLTGIFLGNASLDINLHDTYFVVAHFHLVMGSAAIFGMLAGVYHWYPKMFGRMMSSKLGYLHFWLTFISAYLVFFPLHFLGLDGVPRRYYAFTEFEFMQKWLTVNVFVTWAAIIGALAQVAFLWNFFYNIFRGKKAPQNPWESNTLEWTTPVEHLHGNWPGEIPTVYRWPYDYSKPGSEADFIPQTVPFSQTMSSNMPHDFEGNTESERIQREWEAKNVPATEKLD; from the coding sequence ATGTCAACTATATCATTACACGATACACATAACCACGATAGCCATGATGATCATGGGCATCACAAAGAGACCTTCTTAACGAAGTATGTCTTTAGTCAGGATCACAAAATGATCGCTAAGCAGTTCCTGATAACAGGTATTATTATGGCTGTTATTGCGATGGGCTTGTCTATCCTCTTCCGTTTGCAACTGGCATGGCCGGATACAAACTTCCCTATCCTGGAAACATTCCTTGGAACATGGGCAGAAGGCGGACGTATCAAACCGGATTTCTATCTGGCATTGGTAACGATACATGGTACCATCATGGTATTCTTTGTATTGACTGCCGGTCTGAGTGGTACATTCAGTAACTTATTAATTCCTCTTCAGATAGGGGCTAGGGATATGGCCTCGCCATTCCTGAACATGTTATCTTACTGGTTCTTCTTTGGAGCTTGTGTGGTGATGATGAGCTCTTTCTTTATTCAGACAGGTCCGGCAAGTGCGGGATGGACAGTATATCCTCCGTTATCTGCTTTACCAACTGCGATTAAAGGTTCTGCATTAGGTATGACTTTATGGTTGATCAGTATGATCATGTTTGTTGCTTCCTCATTAATGGGTGGTATCAACTATGTGAGTACCGTATTAAACATGCGTACTAAAGGAATGGACCTTTGGAAAATGCCATTGACGATCTGGGCGTTCTTTTTAACTGCGATCTTAGGTATCTTATCTTTCCCTGTACTTGTTGCGGGTGTGGTACTCTTGATCTTTGACCGTAGTTTCGGAACAAGTTTCTACCTTTCTGATATTGTTATGGGTACACAGGTATTGCCTAATGAAGGTGGTTCCCCAATCCTATGGCAACATTTATTCTGGTTCCTTGGTCACCCGGAGGTATATATTGTAATTATGCCAGCTTTGGGTATCTCTTCTGAGGTAATTTCAGTAAACTCAAGAAAACCTATCTTCGGTTACCATGCGATGATTTATTCATTGATCGGTATCACCGTGTTATCATTTATCGTTTGGGGTCACCACATGTTTGTGACGGGTATGAACCCGTTATTGGGTGGGGTATTTATGATCACCACATTGATTATTGCTGTTCCTTCAGCAGTTAAGACTTTCAACTATCTGGCTACCTTGTGGAGAGGTAATATCAAGTTTACGCCGGCAATGTTATTTGCTATCGGATTGGTATCTTTCTTCATCTCTGGTGGTTTGACCGGTATCTTCTTAGGTAATGCTTCCCTGGATATCAACTTACATGATACTTATTTCGTTGTTGCCCACTTCCACTTGGTAATGGGTTCTGCTGCGATCTTTGGTATGCTTGCAGGTGTATATCACTGGTATCCTAAAATGTTCGGTAGAATGATGAGCAGCAAATTGGGATACCTTCACTTCTGGTTGACTTTTATCTCTGCTTACCTGGTATTCTTCCCGCTTCACTTCTTAGGTTTAGATGGTGTACCTCGTCGTTACTATGCATTCACTGAGTTTGAGTTTATGCAGAAATGGTTAACAGTTAACGTATTTGTTACCTGGGCAGCTATTATCGGTGCATTGGCACAGGTAGCATTCTTATGGAACTTCTTCTATAACATTTTCAGAGGTAAAAAAGCTCCTCAGAATCCATGGGAGTCTAACACTTTAGAGTGGACTACACCGGTTGAACATTTACATGGTAACTGGCCAGGAGAAATCCCAACAGTATACCGTTGGCCATATGATTACAGTAAACCAGGTTCAGAAGCGGATTTTATTCCTCAGACTGTACCTTTCTCTCAGACCATGTCTTCAAACATGCCTCATGATTTTGAAGGTAACACTGAATCTGAGCGTATACAAAGAGAGTGGGAAGCTAAAAATGTTCCTGCAACAGAGAAGTTAGACTAA
- a CDS encoding cytochrome c oxidase subunit II yields the protein MSLRKFISNKTIAALAVILTAFASTSAFAQAAGAAAETVAKPVDMGPVYKTVIFYTMAFLLLCLFIAIIGKALKVYELTREAQDKPKGINWNAVNGTLFALFLIVGLYGVYWEYTVHGKMILPEAASEHGKKIDQMFNITLIITTIVFIATHIILFAFAYFYKNTGKRKAYYYPHNNALERIWTIVPALVLTVLVLMGFLTWRSIFYKIEDPNNKPLSIEITSSQFSWAIRYPGADGIVGVKNYKLINGVNQLGIDFKDKNTLDDQTADEMVIPVNKPVRLILTSKDVLHSFYMPHFRIQLNTVPGMTSYFEFTPTITTEEMKAKTNDPKFAYLFLCAKICGEGHYKMQKEVRVVSQAEYEAWVKKQGTYLTDDLRKEFGLPVTAAPAPVAAKPADSVAKDTSAVKTNQLALKK from the coding sequence TGAGACCGTCGCCAAACCTGTTGATATGGGTCCGGTTTATAAAACGGTTATATTTTATACCATGGCATTTCTATTGCTTTGCTTATTCATAGCAATCATTGGAAAAGCATTAAAGGTATATGAATTGACCCGTGAGGCTCAAGATAAACCGAAAGGCATCAACTGGAATGCAGTAAACGGAACGTTGTTCGCGTTATTCCTTATTGTAGGTTTGTACGGTGTATACTGGGAATATACGGTTCATGGAAAGATGATCCTTCCGGAAGCAGCATCAGAGCATGGTAAGAAAATTGACCAGATGTTTAACATCACGTTGATCATTACGACTATCGTGTTTATCGCGACGCACATCATCCTGTTTGCTTTTGCTTATTTCTATAAAAACACCGGAAAAAGAAAAGCGTATTACTATCCACATAATAATGCTTTAGAGCGTATCTGGACAATTGTTCCGGCATTGGTTCTAACCGTATTGGTATTGATGGGTTTCCTTACCTGGAGATCAATTTTCTACAAAATCGAAGATCCTAACAACAAGCCTTTAAGTATTGAGATCACTTCATCTCAGTTTTCATGGGCGATCCGTTATCCGGGAGCTGATGGGATTGTAGGGGTAAAAAACTACAAGTTGATCAACGGTGTTAACCAGTTGGGTATTGATTTTAAAGACAAAAACACTTTAGATGACCAGACTGCTGATGAGATGGTAATTCCTGTGAACAAACCTGTTCGTTTGATTTTAACGAGTAAAGATGTATTGCACAGTTTTTACATGCCTCACTTCAGAATTCAATTGAATACAGTACCGGGTATGACTTCTTACTTTGAGTTTACGCCAACCATCACTACTGAAGAGATGAAAGCGAAAACCAATGATCCTAAGTTTGCTTACCTATTCTTATGTGCTAAGATTTGTGGTGAAGGTCACTACAAAATGCAGAAAGAAGTAAGGGTTGTTTCACAGGCAGAGTATGAGGCTTGGGTTAAAAAACAGGGAACTTATTTAACTGACGATTTGAGAAAAGAGTTTGGCCTGCCAGTAACTGCAGCACCTGCACCAGTTGCAGCTAAGCCAGCAGATAGTGTAGCAAAAGATACTTCTGCCGTTAAAACAAATCAATTAGCTTTAAAAAAATAA